A stretch of the Actinomycetes bacterium genome encodes the following:
- a CDS encoding HEAT repeat domain-containing protein, with translation MKKYSMGFLQPEDIKKFRRAKDVDNLIKILQNPSKDTNTEKIDIKSTLGKLKSDSTIRKINAAQALGELGDRKAVPSLIVALEDKSWSVKESAAEALGKIGDTGAIMPLLEVSKDKHHKVKLSAKKALQDIGIDKAPYFLKYLLKNEDKTIRKWAIDTVLETRDKRATKPLIDLLNEEKYTYKIEVIKALGIIGDKIATDPLINIVKESEKRTKLAALEALHNINDEKTVDIFIESLDDKDKEIRIEALKALGDLKDKNTVEKIIKMTLDEDKEVRAQAIRALGELKDDKAIKPLLEALRDKRDKFIRKAAIEALGKIKDNRALKPIIKALKDKDYFIRQSGVVALGRIGDPRAVKPLINLLNDKERQVRLKAVQALGSIGDRRAIDSLYLALQNYSIGITEARIEIVKALGNIKEKETLDILQKIFAKNINSGSGEFKNEILESLRKVRMAINKK, from the coding sequence ATGAAAAAATATAGTATGGGATTTTTACAACCAGAGGATATAAAGAAATTTAGAAGAGCAAAAGATGTGGATAATTTGATTAAAATCCTTCAAAATCCATCTAAAGACACAAATACAGAAAAAATAGATATAAAATCAACACTAGGAAAATTAAAAAGCGATAGCACTATCCGTAAGATCAATGCTGCCCAAGCACTTGGAGAATTAGGTGACAGAAAAGCGGTACCTTCACTAATAGTTGCTTTGGAGGATAAGAGTTGGTCAGTAAAAGAAAGTGCTGCCGAGGCGCTGGGAAAGATTGGGGATACCGGGGCAATAATGCCTCTGCTCGAAGTATCTAAAGATAAACATCATAAAGTAAAATTATCTGCCAAAAAGGCTTTACAAGATATTGGGATTGACAAAGCACCATATTTTTTAAAATACCTTTTGAAAAATGAAGATAAAACTATCAGGAAATGGGCAATAGATACAGTTTTAGAGACCAGAGATAAAAGAGCTACTAAACCACTTATCGATCTATTAAATGAAGAAAAGTACACCTATAAAATTGAAGTTATAAAAGCACTTGGAATCATTGGAGATAAAATAGCTACTGATCCCTTAATAAATATTGTAAAGGAATCCGAAAAACGTACTAAATTAGCTGCATTAGAAGCTCTTCATAATATAAATGATGAAAAGACAGTAGATATATTTATCGAATCTTTAGATGATAAAGATAAGGAAATCAGAATAGAAGCTTTAAAAGCTCTTGGAGACTTAAAAGATAAAAACACGGTTGAAAAAATAATTAAGATGACACTAGATGAAGACAAGGAAGTTAGAGCACAGGCAATTAGAGCTCTAGGGGAATTAAAAGATGATAAGGCTATCAAACCTTTGCTAGAAGCCTTAAGGGACAAAAGGGATAAATTTATAAGAAAAGCAGCTATAGAAGCACTTGGAAAGATTAAAGACAACAGGGCTCTTAAACCGATTATTAAAGCCTTAAAAGATAAAGATTATTTCATTAGGCAATCAGGAGTAGTAGCTCTTGGTAGGATTGGTGATCCTAGAGCTGTAAAGCCACTTATTAATCTGCTAAATGACAAGGAAAGACAAGTAAGGTTAAAGGCAGTCCAGGCTCTTGGTAGCATTGGGGATAGAAGGGCCATTGATTCTCTTTATTTGGCTTTACAAAATTATAGCATTGGTATAACTGAAGCCAGAATTGAAATAGTCAAAGCTTTAGGAAATATAAAAGAAAAGGAAACATTAGATATTTTACAAAAAATATTTGCTAAAAACATAAATAGTGGAAGCGGGGAATTCAAAAATGAAATTTTAGAATCCCTTCGAAAAGTTAGGATGGCTATAAATAAAAAATAA